The Mycolicibacterium boenickei genome has a segment encoding these proteins:
- a CDS encoding asparaginase, producing the protein MTYSPARPAWSRLAMGTFLLTVALTACSTNTTSPEATTTPDGAKGESTAGRVVVITTGGTIATSTDANGVRRPTVSGADLAAGLDVQVVDVMKKDSSQLTPADWDVIGTAAKKAVADGASGVVITHGTDTMEDTAMWLDVTYNGPAPIVLTGAQRSSDAPDADGPTNLRNALTVASSPAARDQGVMITFAGDVFQALGTHKVNTQDLHAFGGTAPIGSVAEDTFKLDHPAQRPFIADVPAAGAPPVNVVAAYPGDGAGPIDAAVAAGARGIVVEALGSGNAGEGVVDAVRRHAPAGVAFGISSRVPDGEVIAEYGPGDDMVKAGAVMVPHLRPSQARVLMMAALAAKQPVAEVIKRWG; encoded by the coding sequence ATGACGTACTCCCCAGCCCGCCCCGCCTGGTCGCGACTGGCGATGGGCACATTCCTGCTCACGGTCGCGCTCACGGCGTGTTCGACCAACACGACTTCGCCTGAAGCGACGACAACCCCGGACGGCGCCAAGGGCGAATCGACAGCCGGCCGCGTCGTGGTGATCACCACCGGGGGGACCATCGCGACGAGCACCGATGCCAACGGCGTGCGCCGCCCGACCGTCAGCGGTGCGGACCTGGCGGCAGGCCTGGACGTCCAGGTCGTGGATGTCATGAAGAAGGACAGCTCGCAGCTGACCCCGGCCGACTGGGATGTGATCGGAACGGCCGCCAAGAAGGCCGTGGCCGACGGCGCTTCCGGTGTCGTCATCACCCACGGCACCGACACCATGGAAGACACGGCGATGTGGCTGGACGTCACCTACAACGGGCCTGCACCGATCGTGTTGACCGGGGCACAGCGTAGTTCCGACGCCCCGGATGCCGACGGGCCGACCAATCTGCGGAACGCGCTGACCGTGGCGTCCAGTCCGGCTGCCCGCGACCAGGGCGTGATGATCACGTTCGCCGGTGACGTGTTTCAGGCCTTGGGGACGCACAAGGTGAACACCCAGGATCTCCACGCGTTCGGCGGCACCGCGCCGATCGGATCGGTCGCCGAGGACACCTTCAAGCTGGACCACCCCGCGCAGCGGCCCTTCATCGCTGACGTACCGGCGGCCGGCGCCCCGCCGGTCAACGTCGTCGCGGCCTACCCGGGCGACGGCGCCGGGCCCATCGATGCCGCGGTGGCGGCCGGCGCGCGCGGAATCGTCGTGGAGGCACTGGGATCCGGCAACGCCGGTGAAGGTGTGGTCGACGCGGTGCGCCGGCACGCGCCGGCCGGCGTCGCCTTCGGCATCTCCAGCCGGGTCCCGGACGGAGAGGTCATCGCCGAATACGGTCCGGGTGACGACATGGTCAAGGCCGGCGCGGTGATGGTGCCCCACCTCCGGCCGAGCCAGGCCCGGGTGCTGATGATGGCGGCGCTGGCCGCCAAACAGCCGGTGGCGGAGGTGATCAAGCGCTGGGGCTGA
- a CDS encoding YhgE/Pip domain-containing protein: MSLGTDLKRFSRGTMPRIALVTVILLPLLYGAMYLWAFWNPFGEVNKVPVALVNEDQGTVAEGQQIKAGDEVADALVDSGQLQLHRVSAQEAADGVASGKYYFSITLPEDFSTSISSPSGGSPHQANVRFTFNDANNYLGSIIGQNAAREVINQINANIGERTVGTVLTGLTDAGAGLIKAADGAQQLADGSAAANDGAHRLSTGADALTAGLVTARDGSSQLAAGTRQLTTAVDTATDPLLTVLDRVSGLGLDPNEVGMAAQRLSGAVRSTTDRIAALNIDQAQAAAIVDQAVGILRNSPDPTVRDTGEFLAGAQRLLQARGLDPTTDEGLIRLRDNAAQLENELGDPNSKLRVFITKALTGGLRSDVVKLRDGAHQLNTGAQRLNSGLVQLANGGRQLSSGAGELAAGTEKLQAGNQQLATALKEGSTQVPSWTPQQRTEVARTLAAPVALDIQTHNPAATFGTGFAPFFLPLALFIGALIIWMLLKPLQSRPVVNGLGALRVVLASYWPALLIVFCQVVVMYVVVHFGVGLQAKYPLATVAFLLLVAGTFLALIQAFNALFGVSVGRVVTLAFLMLQLVSAGGIYPVETTAKPFQILHPVDPMTYAVNGLRQLIVGGIDSRLWIAIAVLLGVLVVSLAGSSWAARRDRQYTMDRLHPPIEV; encoded by the coding sequence ATGTCGTTGGGCACAGACCTCAAACGCTTCTCGCGCGGGACGATGCCGCGGATCGCGCTCGTCACGGTGATCCTGCTGCCGCTGCTGTACGGCGCGATGTACCTGTGGGCGTTCTGGAACCCGTTCGGTGAGGTGAACAAGGTCCCGGTGGCGTTGGTCAACGAGGATCAGGGCACCGTCGCCGAGGGCCAGCAGATCAAGGCGGGCGACGAGGTCGCCGATGCTTTGGTGGACTCGGGACAGCTTCAGCTGCACCGGGTTTCGGCGCAGGAGGCGGCCGACGGGGTGGCCAGCGGAAAGTACTACTTCTCGATCACCCTGCCGGAGGATTTCAGCACCAGCATCTCCTCGCCGTCGGGTGGATCACCGCACCAGGCCAACGTGCGCTTCACGTTCAACGACGCCAACAACTACCTGGGTTCGATCATCGGCCAGAACGCGGCCCGTGAGGTGATCAACCAGATCAACGCGAACATCGGCGAACGCACGGTCGGCACCGTGCTGACCGGGCTGACCGACGCCGGGGCCGGTCTGATCAAGGCGGCCGACGGCGCGCAGCAATTGGCCGACGGGAGTGCCGCGGCCAATGACGGCGCGCACCGGTTGTCCACCGGGGCGGACGCCCTGACCGCGGGTCTGGTCACCGCGCGGGACGGCTCTTCCCAGTTGGCCGCGGGCACCCGGCAACTGACGACGGCGGTCGACACCGCCACCGATCCGCTGCTCACGGTGCTGGACCGGGTCAGCGGGCTCGGCCTGGACCCCAACGAGGTCGGCATGGCCGCGCAGCGGCTCTCGGGGGCCGTGCGCTCGACCACCGACCGGATCGCCGCGTTGAACATCGACCAGGCCCAGGCCGCGGCGATCGTGGACCAGGCGGTCGGGATCCTGCGCAACAGCCCGGATCCCACGGTGCGCGACACGGGGGAGTTCCTGGCCGGAGCGCAACGGCTGCTGCAGGCGCGCGGTCTGGACCCCACCACCGACGAGGGTCTGATCCGGCTGCGCGACAACGCCGCCCAGCTGGAGAACGAGCTGGGTGATCCGAACAGCAAACTGCGGGTGTTCATCACCAAGGCGCTCACCGGCGGTTTGCGCTCCGACGTCGTCAAATTGCGGGACGGCGCCCACCAACTCAACACCGGCGCCCAGCGACTCAACAGCGGCCTGGTGCAGCTGGCCAACGGCGGGCGTCAACTGTCCAGTGGGGCAGGCGAACTCGCTGCCGGTACGGAGAAGCTACAGGCGGGTAATCAGCAACTGGCCACCGCGTTGAAGGAGGGCTCGACCCAGGTCCCGTCGTGGACCCCGCAGCAGCGCACCGAGGTGGCGCGCACCCTGGCCGCACCTGTGGCGCTGGACATCCAAACGCACAATCCGGCCGCCACGTTCGGCACCGGTTTCGCCCCGTTCTTCCTGCCGCTGGCGTTGTTCATCGGCGCGCTCATCATCTGGATGTTGTTGAAGCCGTTGCAGTCCCGCCCGGTGGTCAACGGGCTGGGGGCGTTGCGGGTGGTGCTGGCCTCCTACTGGCCCGCCCTGCTGATCGTGTTCTGCCAGGTCGTGGTGATGTACGTGGTGGTGCACTTCGGGGTCGGCCTGCAGGCCAAATACCCGCTGGCCACCGTGGCGTTCCTGCTGTTGGTCGCGGGCACGTTCCTGGCTCTGATCCAGGCGTTCAACGCGCTGTTCGGGGTGTCGGTCGGCCGGGTGGTGACGCTGGCGTTCCTGATGCTGCAACTGGTTTCGGCAGGCGGCATCTATCCGGTGGAGACCACCGCGAAACCGTTCCAGATCCTGCACCCGGTCGATCCGATGACCTACGCGGTCAACGGTCTTCGCCAGCTGATCGTGGGCGGGATCGATTCCCGGTTGTGGATCGCGATCGCGGTGCTGCTCGGTGTGCTGGTGGTGTCGCTGGCGGGCAGTTCGTGGGCCGCGCGAAGAGACCGGCAGTACACGATGGACAGGTTGCACCCGCCGATCGAAGTGTGA
- a CDS encoding AMP-binding protein: MKSYDAGPTDVPVLEETIGANFERMVAAAPDSDALVEAETGRRWTYAALNDDVDAVARGLLALGVEKGDRVGIWAPNCAEWVVLQLATAKIGAILVNINPAYRTHELAYVLKQSGIRTLVSATAFKSSDYVTMVAEVQAECPALKDIIFLGTLDWDRLHTEQADEAQLRARAGELSNTDPINIQYTSGTTGFPKGATLSHRNILNNGFFVGGLINFGRGDRVCIPVPFYHCFGMVMGNLGALTHGATIVIPAPGFDPGITLATVESEKCTALYGVPTMFIAMLGHPDFAQFDLSSLRTGIMAGSVCPVEVMKRVVADMHMAEVAICYGMTETSPVSCQTLVDDDLERRTATIGRAHPHIEVKIVDPDTGATVERGQPGEFCTRGYSVMLGYWDEPAKTAEAIDAEGWMHTGDLAVMREDGYCTVVGRIKDMVIRGGENVYPREIEEFLYTHPDIDDAQVIGVPDAKYGEEVCAWVRMKPGRAPLDAEALRAFASGKLAHYKIPRYVVVVDEFPMTVTGKIRKVDMRDESVKLLGLGPE, from the coding sequence ATGAAGTCGTACGATGCCGGACCCACGGACGTTCCGGTGCTCGAAGAGACCATCGGGGCGAACTTCGAGCGCATGGTGGCGGCCGCGCCGGACTCCGACGCGCTGGTCGAGGCGGAGACCGGGCGGCGCTGGACCTACGCCGCGCTGAACGACGACGTCGACGCGGTGGCACGAGGTCTCTTGGCCTTGGGAGTCGAGAAGGGCGACCGGGTCGGCATCTGGGCGCCCAACTGCGCCGAATGGGTGGTGCTGCAGCTCGCGACGGCCAAGATCGGCGCGATCCTGGTCAACATCAACCCCGCGTACCGCACCCACGAATTGGCCTATGTACTCAAGCAATCCGGCATCCGGACCCTGGTGTCGGCCACTGCGTTCAAGTCCTCGGACTACGTGACGATGGTGGCCGAGGTACAGGCGGAGTGTCCGGCACTGAAGGACATCATCTTCCTCGGCACTCTGGACTGGGATCGCCTGCACACCGAGCAGGCCGACGAAGCACAACTGCGGGCGCGCGCAGGCGAGCTCTCCAACACCGACCCGATCAACATCCAGTACACCTCGGGGACAACAGGATTCCCCAAGGGTGCCACGCTCAGTCACCGCAACATCCTCAACAACGGGTTCTTCGTCGGCGGGCTGATCAATTTCGGCCGCGGCGACCGGGTGTGTATCCCGGTGCCGTTCTACCACTGCTTCGGCATGGTGATGGGCAACCTCGGGGCGCTGACCCACGGTGCGACCATCGTGATCCCTGCCCCCGGATTCGATCCCGGCATCACGCTGGCCACCGTCGAATCCGAGAAGTGCACCGCGCTGTACGGGGTGCCGACGATGTTCATCGCCATGTTGGGGCATCCCGACTTCGCCCAATTCGACCTGTCCTCACTGCGGACCGGGATCATGGCCGGCTCGGTGTGCCCGGTCGAGGTGATGAAGCGCGTGGTGGCCGACATGCACATGGCCGAGGTCGCGATCTGTTACGGCATGACCGAGACGTCGCCGGTGTCGTGTCAGACGCTCGTCGACGACGATCTGGAACGTCGTACCGCCACCATCGGGCGGGCCCATCCGCACATCGAGGTCAAGATCGTCGACCCCGACACCGGAGCGACGGTCGAGCGCGGGCAACCCGGTGAATTCTGTACCCGCGGTTACTCGGTCATGCTCGGCTACTGGGACGAGCCTGCGAAGACTGCCGAGGCCATCGATGCCGAAGGCTGGATGCACACCGGGGACCTGGCGGTGATGCGGGAGGACGGCTACTGCACGGTGGTCGGCCGGATCAAGGACATGGTGATCCGCGGCGGGGAGAACGTCTATCCCCGCGAGATCGAGGAGTTCCTCTACACCCATCCCGACATCGACGATGCCCAGGTGATCGGTGTGCCCGACGCCAAGTACGGCGAGGAGGTCTGTGCCTGGGTCCGGATGAAACCGGGCCGTGCACCGCTGGACGCCGAGGCGCTACGGGCGTTTGCCTCCGGAAAGCTGGCCCACTACAAGATCCCGCGTTATGTCGTTGTCGTGGACGAGTTCCCGATGACGGTGACCGGCAAGATCCGCAAGGTCGACATGCGCGATGAGAGCGTCAAGCTGCTCGGACTCGGGCCCGAGTAG
- a CDS encoding P-loop NTPase family protein, whose amino-acid sequence MPEQSLEPDTDEDERKPPAITARAIAMRGPWGPVYGPVDLDIEEGGVTVLVAPAGTGRTALLMTLAGRMKTARGQLTVFGRTRAADIFRVAALAGIDELDTVSESVTVRDLVTEQRRWDAPWYTLVGRADDEALAAMCAPVFGDLPLPSLTSYFDGLTELDQILLRIALANTGTPPLLVVGNLDHLTDDRNRDILLGRLFALGEKQTVITATVNGVPGHLASAVRAQLTVPNTTLAELAGSQKGGK is encoded by the coding sequence ATGCCTGAGCAAAGTCTCGAGCCGGACACCGACGAGGACGAGCGAAAGCCACCGGCAATCACCGCGCGCGCGATCGCCATGCGCGGGCCATGGGGTCCGGTGTACGGGCCGGTCGACCTCGACATCGAGGAGGGCGGCGTCACGGTGCTGGTCGCGCCGGCAGGTACCGGTCGCACCGCGCTGCTGATGACGCTGGCCGGGCGGATGAAAACCGCGCGCGGGCAGCTGACCGTGTTCGGGCGTACCCGGGCGGCCGATATCTTCCGCGTCGCCGCGCTCGCCGGGATCGACGAACTCGACACGGTGTCGGAGTCGGTCACGGTACGCGACCTGGTGACCGAGCAACGTCGATGGGACGCACCCTGGTACACGCTGGTGGGCCGGGCGGACGACGAAGCGCTGGCCGCGATGTGCGCGCCGGTGTTCGGTGATCTGCCGCTGCCGTCGCTGACGTCGTACTTCGACGGGCTCACCGAACTCGACCAGATCCTGCTGCGTATCGCCCTGGCCAACACCGGAACCCCGCCGCTGCTGGTGGTCGGCAACCTCGACCATCTCACCGACGACCGCAACCGGGACATCCTGCTCGGGCGGCTGTTCGCACTGGGGGAGAAGCAAACCGTGATCACCGCGACGGTCAACGGCGTGCCCGGCCATCTGGCTTCGGCGGTACGGGCGCAGCTGACAGTGCCCAACACCACACTGGCCGAGTTGGCCGGTTCGCAGAAAGGTGGCAAGTAG
- the mgtA gene encoding magnesium-translocating P-type ATPase, producing the protein MNTAVEQTALAPTGPADRLSLRAAAEAHNELDVTLANVRGHLDGLTIEDAAERLADDGPNEVAHDKAPPALLQFLEAFKNPFIAVLMALAAISSVTDIYLPLRAGQDADCTGVLIIVTMVALSALLRFWQEYRSGKAAETLKAMVRNTATVRRRASPDATPELMEVPMAQIVTGDIVQLSAGDMIPADIRLIDSRDLFVSQAALTGEALPVEKYDTAVADDEADPLDLPGICFMGTNVVSGTATAVVVSTGGHTYFGSLATAIVGSRAETAFDRGVNSVSWLLIRFMSVMVPIVLLINGFTKGDWPEAVLFALAVAVGLTPEMLPMIVSSNLAKGAVALSRRKVVVKRLNAIQNFGAMDVLCTDKTGTLTQDRIILEHHADIRGDRDDNVLALAWLNSFHQSGVKNLMDRAVLHFAEGTPEALLAASAYRKVDELPFDFERRRLSVVVQDVDRNHLLVCKGAVEEMLAVSTELWDGTAVRPLTDADRAALGATARDYNREGFRVLLVATREIPRIARTHRYGVEDERDLVVHGFLTFLDPPKETAAPALTALAEHGVTVKVLTGDNEVVSAKICHEVGLDPGRPVLGSQIDALDDDELRRVADETTVFAKLSPLQKSRVLRALQANGHTVGFLGDGINDAPALRDADVGISVDTGTDIAKESADIILLEKSLMVLEEGVVKGRETFGNIIKYLNMTASSNFGNVFSVLVASAFIPFLPMLAIHLLIQNLLYDISQLALPWDRMDKEFLLKPRKWDARNIGRFMIWMGPTSSIFDITTFAVMWYVFAANSPDMQSLFQSGWFIESLLSQTLVVHMLRTQKIPFIQSTAALPVLLTTGAVCVLGILIPFSPLGAAVGLQPLPWAYFGWLVATLVSYCVVAQTVKTIYIRKFGQWF; encoded by the coding sequence ATGAACACCGCTGTCGAGCAGACCGCTCTGGCCCCCACCGGGCCCGCCGACCGCCTGTCCCTGCGAGCAGCCGCTGAGGCACACAACGAGCTGGACGTCACGCTGGCCAATGTCAGAGGCCACCTGGACGGCCTGACCATCGAGGATGCCGCCGAGCGGCTGGCCGACGACGGCCCCAACGAGGTCGCCCACGACAAGGCGCCGCCCGCCCTTCTCCAGTTCCTGGAGGCGTTCAAGAACCCGTTCATCGCGGTACTGATGGCGCTGGCCGCCATCAGTTCGGTCACCGACATCTACCTGCCGCTCCGAGCCGGGCAGGACGCGGACTGCACCGGCGTCCTGATCATCGTCACCATGGTCGCGCTCAGCGCCCTGCTGCGGTTCTGGCAGGAGTACCGCTCGGGCAAAGCGGCCGAGACGCTCAAGGCGATGGTGCGGAACACCGCGACGGTGCGGCGCCGGGCCAGCCCGGATGCCACACCCGAACTCATGGAAGTCCCGATGGCACAGATCGTCACCGGTGACATCGTCCAACTGTCGGCCGGCGACATGATCCCCGCCGACATCCGCCTGATCGATTCCCGCGACCTGTTCGTCAGCCAGGCAGCGCTGACGGGCGAGGCCCTGCCGGTGGAGAAGTACGACACCGCCGTCGCCGACGACGAGGCCGACCCGCTCGACCTGCCCGGCATCTGCTTCATGGGCACCAACGTGGTGAGCGGCACCGCGACCGCGGTCGTCGTATCGACCGGCGGACACACCTATTTCGGGTCGCTGGCCACCGCGATCGTGGGCTCACGCGCGGAGACGGCCTTCGACCGGGGCGTCAACAGCGTGAGCTGGCTGCTGATCCGCTTCATGTCGGTGATGGTGCCGATCGTGTTGCTGATCAACGGTTTCACCAAGGGCGACTGGCCCGAGGCGGTCCTGTTCGCGCTCGCCGTCGCGGTCGGGCTCACCCCCGAGATGCTGCCGATGATCGTGTCATCCAACCTCGCCAAGGGTGCCGTCGCACTGTCGCGTCGCAAGGTCGTGGTGAAGCGCCTCAACGCGATCCAGAACTTCGGCGCGATGGACGTGCTGTGCACCGACAAGACCGGAACCCTCACCCAGGACCGGATCATCCTCGAGCATCACGCGGACATCCGGGGCGACCGCGACGACAATGTGCTCGCCCTGGCCTGGCTCAACAGCTTTCACCAGAGCGGCGTCAAGAATCTGATGGACCGCGCTGTCCTGCACTTCGCCGAAGGAACACCCGAGGCGCTGCTCGCCGCCTCGGCCTACCGCAAGGTCGACGAACTTCCGTTCGACTTCGAGCGACGCCGGCTGTCCGTCGTCGTGCAGGACGTCGACCGCAATCACCTGCTCGTCTGCAAGGGAGCGGTCGAGGAGATGCTGGCGGTGTCCACCGAGTTGTGGGACGGCACGGCGGTCAGGCCGCTCACCGATGCCGACCGCGCGGCGCTGGGGGCGACGGCCCGCGACTACAACCGCGAGGGGTTCCGGGTGCTGCTGGTGGCCACCCGGGAGATCCCGCGCATTGCGCGCACACACCGGTACGGCGTCGAAGATGAGCGGGACCTCGTCGTCCACGGCTTTCTCACCTTCCTCGATCCGCCCAAGGAGACGGCAGCGCCGGCGCTGACGGCACTGGCCGAACACGGCGTCACCGTGAAGGTCCTCACCGGTGACAACGAGGTGGTCAGCGCCAAGATCTGTCACGAGGTGGGACTCGACCCCGGCCGGCCGGTTCTCGGCTCCCAGATCGACGCCCTCGACGACGACGAGCTCCGCCGCGTTGCCGACGAGACAACCGTGTTCGCGAAGTTGTCCCCGCTGCAGAAGTCGCGGGTGCTGCGGGCGCTGCAGGCCAACGGGCACACCGTCGGCTTCCTGGGCGACGGCATCAACGACGCCCCGGCGTTGCGCGATGCGGACGTGGGCATCTCGGTGGACACCGGCACCGACATCGCCAAGGAATCGGCGGACATCATCCTGCTCGAGAAGAGCCTGATGGTGCTCGAAGAGGGCGTGGTCAAGGGCCGCGAGACGTTCGGAAACATCATCAAGTACCTGAACATGACCGCCAGCTCGAACTTCGGCAATGTGTTCTCGGTATTGGTGGCCAGCGCCTTCATCCCGTTCCTGCCCATGCTGGCGATCCATCTGCTGATCCAGAACCTGCTGTACGACATCTCCCAACTGGCCCTGCCGTGGGACCGCATGGACAAGGAGTTTCTGCTCAAGCCGCGCAAGTGGGATGCCAGGAACATCGGCCGCTTCATGATCTGGATGGGACCGACGTCATCGATCTTCGACATCACCACCTTCGCGGTGATGTGGTACGTCTTCGCTGCCAACTCACCCGACATGCAGTCGCTGTTCCAATCGGGCTGGTTCATCGAAAGCCTGCTGTCGCAGACCCTGGTCGTGCACATGCTGCGGACCCAGAAGATCCCGTTCATCCAGAGCACCGCGGCGCTGCCGGTACTGCTGACGACCGGGGCGGTCTGCGTACTCGGGATCCTGATCCCGTTCTCGCCGCTGGGCGCGGCCGTCGGATTGCAGCCGCTGCCGTGGGCGTACTTCGGATGGCTGGTCGCCACACTGGTGTCCTACTGCGTTGTCGCCCAGACCGTGAAGACCATCTACATCCGCAAGTTCGGTCAGTGGTTCTGA
- a CDS encoding AMP-binding protein, translating into MDCAASNTDRYRRARDQLVAGIGDYASAVEEFSWPQISGTFNWATDWFDAIARGNDRTALWIVEEDGSEQRVTFAEMADRSDRVAAWLQGLGVGKGDRVLLMLGNQVELWEAMLAIAKLGAIIMPTTGALGPADLSDRIARGGARFVIVNTADAVKFAEVPGDYVRIAVGQAPAGWHRYADAYEAASRRFEACTTVDDPMLIYFTSGTTSKPKLVEHSQVSYPVGHLTTMAWIGVKPGDVHLAISSPGWAKHAWSCFFAPWIAEAAIFVYNYARFDAAALLGQLRRARVNTFCAPPTVWRMLIQADLGERPEGLREILGAGEPLNPDVIAQVEKAWGLTIRDGFGQTETSLLIGNTPGQPVKPGSMGRPMPGVPVVLVDPITSTPADEGEICLDLAAHPRNLMTGYLGDPQRNEAVMAGGYYHTGDVACRDEDGYITYIGRTDDVFKSSDYKVSPFELESVLIEHPAVVEAAVVPQPDDTRLSVPKAYVALAEGWEANADTAKDVMAYARDHLAPYLKVRRVEFFDLPKTISGKIRRVELRKREDAAHEAGEPISTEFRYEDLLG; encoded by the coding sequence ATGGATTGCGCCGCGAGCAACACAGACCGCTACCGCAGGGCCCGTGACCAGCTGGTTGCGGGCATCGGGGACTACGCGTCGGCCGTCGAGGAGTTCTCCTGGCCGCAGATCAGCGGCACCTTCAACTGGGCTACCGACTGGTTCGACGCGATCGCCAGGGGCAACGACCGCACGGCGCTGTGGATCGTCGAGGAGGACGGTTCCGAACAGCGGGTGACCTTTGCCGAGATGGCCGACCGGTCCGACCGCGTCGCGGCCTGGCTGCAGGGGCTCGGCGTGGGCAAGGGGGACCGGGTCCTGTTGATGCTCGGCAATCAGGTCGAGTTGTGGGAGGCCATGCTGGCCATCGCCAAGCTGGGCGCGATCATCATGCCGACGACCGGGGCGCTGGGGCCTGCGGACCTGTCCGATCGCATCGCGCGCGGCGGGGCTCGCTTCGTCATCGTCAACACGGCCGATGCGGTCAAGTTCGCCGAGGTGCCGGGTGACTACGTGCGCATCGCGGTCGGCCAGGCCCCGGCGGGCTGGCATCGCTACGCCGATGCCTACGAGGCGGCATCGCGTCGGTTCGAGGCGTGCACCACCGTGGACGACCCGATGCTGATCTACTTCACGTCCGGTACCACCAGCAAGCCGAAGCTGGTCGAGCACTCCCAGGTGAGCTACCCGGTCGGGCATCTGACGACGATGGCCTGGATCGGCGTCAAACCCGGCGACGTGCACCTGGCGATCAGCTCGCCGGGCTGGGCCAAGCATGCCTGGAGCTGTTTCTTCGCCCCGTGGATCGCCGAGGCGGCGATCTTCGTCTACAACTACGCGCGCTTCGACGCGGCCGCCCTGTTGGGCCAGTTGCGGCGGGCACGCGTCAACACCTTCTGCGCCCCGCCGACGGTGTGGCGGATGTTGATCCAGGCCGACCTGGGGGAGCGGCCCGAGGGGCTGCGGGAGATCCTGGGTGCCGGCGAACCGCTGAACCCCGACGTGATCGCCCAGGTGGAAAAGGCTTGGGGGCTGACGATTCGCGACGGGTTCGGCCAGACCGAGACCTCACTGCTGATCGGCAACACCCCGGGCCAGCCGGTGAAACCCGGCTCGATGGGCCGTCCGATGCCGGGCGTCCCGGTGGTGCTGGTGGATCCGATCACCTCGACGCCCGCCGACGAGGGGGAGATCTGCCTGGACCTGGCGGCGCATCCGCGCAACTTGATGACCGGCTATCTCGGTGACCCGCAACGCAATGAGGCCGTGATGGCAGGCGGTTACTACCACACCGGCGACGTCGCCTGCCGGGACGAGGACGGCTACATCACCTACATCGGCCGCACCGACGACGTGTTCAAGTCCAGCGATTACAAGGTGTCGCCGTTCGAGCTGGAAAGCGTGCTGATCGAGCATCCGGCCGTGGTCGAGGCCGCGGTGGTGCCGCAGCCCGACGACACCCGACTGTCGGTGCCCAAGGCGTACGTGGCGCTTGCCGAGGGCTGGGAAGCCAACGCGGACACCGCGAAAGACGTCATGGCCTACGCGCGTGACCATCTGGCGCCTTACCTCAAGGTGCGCCGGGTCGAGTTCTTCGACCTGCCAAAGACCATCTCGGGCAAGATCCGCCGGGTCGAGTTGCGTAAGCGTGAGGACGCGGCTCATGAAGCGGGCGAACCGATTTCCACCGAATTCCGATACGAGGATCTACTGGGATGA